TATTTGCTTGCATGAATTCAATACCGAAGCAGAGGTGAAAGGGTTGATTGCATCGCTTCAAAATGCCATTGGAAATGTCAAGTAAAGGCTTGTTCATAACAGGTATCGGGACCGATGTTGGAAAGACCGTTGCAGCGGCTATCATCACCAAAGCATTGGAAGCGGATTACTGGAAACCTGTTCAGTGCGGTGACTTGGATAATTCAGACAGCATTAATATTGCACGATTAACTGGGCTGAAAACACTTCCTGAAGCGTATCGACTGCAAGCGCCTATGTCGCCACACGCAGCGGCTGAATTGGAAGGAATTGAACTCAGGATTGATGAAATCGAGCTGCCTCAATCGGACAATCTGATTGTAGTTGAAGGTGCTGGAGGTGTGATGGTTCCACTAAGTTCAACGGAAACCTATGTTGATTTGATGGTCAAATTGAGTTTGCCCGTTGTGCTCGTGACGCGTCATTATTTGGGAAGTATCAATCACACCATGCTGAGTTGGAAAGCGCTGAAAGAAGCAGGTTTGAACGTGGTTGCATTAATCATCAGTGGAAAAGCGCACGAAAGCACAGAAAGCTATTTCGCAACGCAGATAGATATTCCGTTTATTCGGATAAATGAATTGGAGGAATTTAGTTCAGAAACGATTGGCACGGAAGCACAGCGATTGAAATCAAGCATAAAAGCATTGATGGCATGAGTGATTGGAGAGAAAACGACCGCAATGCTGTTTGGCATCCGTTCACAGCTGTGAATACGGATACGGTCAATGTGCCGATCGTGCGTGGAGAAGGAGTATGGTTGATCGATGCGGATGGAAAACGTTACTTGGATGCAATTTCCAGCTGGTGGGTTAATCTGCACGGACATTGCAATCCGTACATCGCGAAGCGAGTGGCGGACCAGGTAATGAAACTGGAACATGTGATGTTTGCTGGCTTTACTCATGAGCCGGCAGTTGAATTGGCAGCACGCCTCTTAGAGAAAATGCCTAATCAATTCACTAAAGTTTTCTATTCCGATAATGGCTCCACAGCAGTTGAGGTGGCGCTGAAAATGTCCTTCCAATATTGGTTCAATCAAGGGAAACCAAGGAGGAAGGTGATTGCATTGGAAAATGCCTATCACGGAGATACTTTCGGAGCCATGGCAGTAGGGGGAAGGGGTGTGTTTTCCAAACCCTTCGACCCGTTTTTGTTTGAGGTTGAATTCATTCCAACACCGGCTGCGGGAAAGGAAAGTGAGTGTTTAGATAGATTGTCTCAAATAATTGAAAAAGAAGAAGTTGCTTCTTTTATTTGTGAACCGTTAGTGCAAGGAACGGCTGGGATGCAGGTCTATTCTCCTGAGGTTTTAGATAAGATGATTTCCATGTGTCGAGACAAGGGAATTATCATTATTGCAGATGAGGTGATGACGGGTTTTGGGCGCACAGGAACCCTATTTGCGATGGATCAATGTGAACAGAAACCAGACCTGATTGCACTGAGCAAAGGCATCACGGGTGGTTTTCTTCCTATGGGCGTTACCGTCTGCACGGACGAAATGCATAATTCATTCTGGTCAGATGATGAAGCAGGGAAGATGAAAACCTTTCT
This DNA window, taken from Flavobacteriales bacterium, encodes the following:
- the bioA gene encoding adenosylmethionine--8-amino-7-oxononanoate transaminase, which codes for MSDWRENDRNAVWHPFTAVNTDTVNVPIVRGEGVWLIDADGKRYLDAISSWWVNLHGHCNPYIAKRVADQVMKLEHVMFAGFTHEPAVELAARLLEKMPNQFTKVFYSDNGSTAVEVALKMSFQYWFNQGKPRRKVIALENAYHGDTFGAMAVGGRGVFSKPFDPFLFEVEFIPTPAAGKESECLDRLSQIIEKEEVASFICEPLVQGTAGMQVYSPEVLDKMISMCRDKGIIIIADEVMTGFGRTGTLFAMDQCEQKPDLIALSKGITGGFLPMGVTVCTDEMHNSFWSDDEAGKMKTFLHGHSYTANPLACAAGCASLDLMEKDETWVNIRRIERQHSEFAMEAAELSGVAAVRHKGVILAIEYETRAQTGYFNSLRDRLYDFFMERGIILRPLGNIIYIIPPYCITEEELNLVYQAIREFKL
- the bioD gene encoding dethiobiotin synthase, encoding MSSKGLFITGIGTDVGKTVAAAIITKALEADYWKPVQCGDLDNSDSINIARLTGLKTLPEAYRLQAPMSPHAAAELEGIELRIDEIELPQSDNLIVVEGAGGVMVPLSSTETYVDLMVKLSLPVVLVTRHYLGSINHTMLSWKALKEAGLNVVALIISGKAHESTESYFATQIDIPFIRINELEEFSSETIGTEAQRLKSSIKALMA